The Bacteroidota bacterium nucleotide sequence AGAATTTTCAAACTGAACCCACTACCCATTAACGCATTACTCGCAACCATTTTTCCTTAACTTTAACCTTTGATGAAGTTTGTTAATCCTCTTTTTCTTTTTGCGCTTTTTTCTCTTGCGATCCCCATTATTATTCATCTTTTCAATTTCAGAAAATTCAAGCGGATCTATTTCACGAATGTCCGCCTGCTGAAAGAAGTGAATCTCGATACTAAAGCAAGAAATAAACTCAAGAATCTTCTCATCCTCGCCTGCCGGCTCCTAACTGTTTTCTTTCTCGTATCTGCATTCGCGCAACCTTACATTCCACAGGAGAATGCTGCCATTCGCACCGGCGACAAAGCGGTAAGTATTTTTATTGATAATTCCTTTAGCATGGATGCGATCGGGAAAAACGGGACGCTCCTCGATGAGGCGAAAAAAAATGCGAAGGAAATTGCAGCCGCGTATAAAGCCACCGATCGGTTCCAGTTGCTTACGAATGATTTTGAAGGAAGGCATCAGCGCCTTGTGAATCGCGAAGAATTTCTTTCGCTCGTGGATGAAGTGAAATCTTCTCCTTCAGTACGCACACTTTCAGAGATCACCAAACGGCAACAGGATGCACTGAATACAGAACCGGGAATTCAGCCGGGAAATAAACAGGCATTCATCATCAGCGATTTTCAGAAGACGATCACCGATCCGGCAAAAATAAAAACCGACTCTTCCATAGTTTTCAAAACACTACAGCTTTTTGCGCAAAGCAGGAATAATATTTTTGTTGACTCGGCATGGTTCTCTTCGCCCGTGCGCAATCTGAATTCACCGGAACAATTACACATTCGCATTCGCAGCAAATCAGACCAGGAAATGGTGAACGTGCCCATGCGGCTTTACCTGAACGGGGAAGCGCGCACACCTTCTTCATTCAGCATTCAACCGAATGGAACCATAGACACTTCCATTTATTTTACCATTCGTGAACCGGGCTTGCAACAGGGCCTCGTGGAGATCAATGACGACCAGGTGACCTTTGATGACCGGTTGTATTTTTCATTCAACGTTTTAAAAGCGATTCCGATTCTTTCTGTAAATCCATCGCCAGATGATGCCAGAATTCATTTGCCCGCAGGCCTTGATTACCCGGATTCACTTTTCGGAAAAGATTCATCTTTTAAATTCACTGAATCGGAAGAAAAAAAACTCGACTACTCTTCCTTCTCCGGTTTCCGTTTTATTGTGCTGAATAATCTTCCGGAAATTTCTTCCGGGCTTGCAACAGAACTGAAAAATTTTGTGAACCAGGGCGGAAGTATTTTTATTTTTCCGGGAGAGAATATCAACCTTGCTTCTTACAATGATCTGCTCAGCCAGGTGAATGCCGGAATGATCCAGGCAAGAGATACGATGAACACGGTGGTGGACCGGCTGAGTTATGATCACCCGCTTTACCAGGGAGTTTTTGAAAAACAATCGGGCAATATTGATCTTCCTGTTGTTTACGATCATTATAAAATTGTTACCGGATCGCGCACTACAGGTGAACCGCTCATGCACCTGCGCAATGGCGATCCGTTCGTGGTGGACTGGCGCTCCGGAAAAGGAAGTGTTTATCTCTGCGCTGTTCCTACGCTTGATGCGTGGAGTAATTTTCCGCAGCACGCCCTATTCGTTCCCACGCTCGATCAGGCGGCTTATTTCAGCGAACCGCAGGGAAATTTATTTTACACGATCGGTTCCGATGAAAATATTGACATTGGTGATCCCGGTGTAGCGGGCGAAAATGCTTTTCATCTTTCCAATCCGAAATTAAGTTTCGATGTCATTCCCGTGCATACCATCATTGACGGGCACACGATCCTTGATGTGCATCGCGAAGTAAAAGATCCTGGAAATTACATTGTAAAATTAGGGCCCGATAACGTGGGCGGAATTTCTTTCAATTACGACCGGAAAGAATCGGACCTCAGTACAAATACGAGTGATGAACTCAGTGAAAGTTTTGCAACTGCGGGATTGAAGAATTTTTCCGCACTCGAAAATGACGGCAAGGGAATTACCGCAGCATTAACCGAGATTGATAACGGAAAAAGATACTGGAAGATCTGCATCTGGCTTTCGCTGCTTTTCCTGCTCGGAGAAATTCTCATTATCCGCTTCTGGAAAAATTCAGCGATCACAACTAAAATTAAAACTACACCTATAACAAGATAAGATCATGAATGTGCTTCTGCAGAATGTAACAATAATAGATCCGTCGTCACCGCACCATGATACGAGAACAGATATTCTCATTGAGAATGGTAACATCCGCCAGATCGGAAAATATATTTCTCCCGAAGGAATAACACTGGTTAAAGGAAATGATCTGTATGCAGCGCCTGGTTTCATGGATCTTCACGCACACCTGCGCGATCCCGGATTTGAATACAAGGAGTCGCTCGAATCGGGAGCAGCAGCAGCAGCAGCCGGCGGATTCACAGCCGTACTCGCCATGCCCGATACTTTTCCCGTGGTGCAAACAAAATCTTCTGTTGAATATATTCTGAAACGTTCGCAGATTTTACCAATAGAAATAGTTCCTTCCGGCGCTATCTCGCAGGACCTTGATGGAAAAGAAATGGCGGAGTTGTACGACATGCATCTTGCAGGAGCGAAAGCTTTTACTGACGGTGAACATCCCGTTTCCAATTCAGGATTACTCGTGCGCGTACTCATGTATGCGAATAATTTCGGCGGAAAAATTCATGTGCGCTGCGACGACCGCACTATTTCTCATGGCGGACAAATGCACGAGGGGCCAATGAGCACCACACTCGGGCTGAAAGGAATTCCTTCACTAAGCGAAGAACTGATGATTGCGCGGAATATTTATCTCGCAGAATATGCAGGATCGCCCATTCATTTTATGGCGGTGAGTACTGCGAGAAGTGTTGAACAGATACGCTCGGCGAAAAAAGTAGGATTGAATGTTACTGCATCGGTCAATGCTGCCAATCTTTTCTGGACTGATGAAATGCTTTCCGATTTCAATACAAATTTCAAAGTGGATCCTCCATTGCGTTCGGAAGAAGATCGTCTTGCATTGCTCGAAGGGATCATTGACGGAACGATCGACTGCATCACCTCGGGCCACGCGCCGGAAGATGTGGAATCGAAAGTGGTGGAATTCGATCTCGCTGCTTTCGGAATGACGGCTCTTGAATCGGCATTCTCTGTTGCGAACAGCAGCGGAAAATTAAAACCTGCTCATCTCGTACGCGCACTCTCACTCGCGCCACGCATGATAACAGGAATGGAAATTCCGAAAATAAAAGTCGGAGAAAAAGCAAACCTTACCGTCTTCGATCCGACAATGAAATGGACCTTCACGGAAAAAGATAATAAGAGCCGATCGAAAAATACTCCGCTCCCTGGAAAAGAACTCACCGGAAAAGTGGTTGGAATATTCTGTAAAGGAAAATGGATAATGCATAATGAAATAATGAAATAATGTATAATGATTATTGCCACGAATAAGAGACAACCTTGCTATTATACATTCACCATTATACATCATCCATTATTTCATTATGCATTATTCAATTTCCCATTAACAGCTCTTTCTGTTTGATCAGCCGTTTCTGAATTTTTCGGTGCATGGCGTTGTGAAATTTTTCTTCCTTCCTGATCTTTCTCAATAGCGCACGTTTCATTCCTTTCACTTTCGTATGCAGTTCTTTTGCGATGCGCATATCGTTACTGAAGATGAGGTTGAGTGATTTTCCGTATTTCCTGAAGAAATTTCCCCACATCGCGTAACGCCATTTTTCACTCTGTAATTCGTCAGCGAACTGACGGCTGAGTATCCATCGTTTCCATCGTTCCTTTTTGTACATGTGATTGTAAATTTCCAATTCACGTTTTCTTTCTTTGTTGAATCGCACGAGCGAATCGTCAATATCACGGATCTGTTTTTTGCACGATTTGAATTCTGCTTTTTCGTCGAGCGTTCCCTGCGGAAGTTTCCCCATTTGTTTCAGCATTCCCATTGCCAGTTTCAGATCTGCTTTTGCTTTTACCGCATTGGCTTTGCTCACCGCGTAAGATGAATCCAAACTCCATTTGCCGGGATCACGAAGAAGTGATTGCAAAGAATCTTCCTGTTCCTGCACCAGCATCACTTCATTCTTGCGCGTGTACACGAGCGTGTCGAAAGCATTCTTGCCCATGCCGCGATAATAATTCACAAATTTCATGTCGTTGGTTTGAATGAGAAGGAATCTTTTTTTGTCCTTCACCAGCGAATCATAATACGGCCCTTCCCAATAGAACTGATCGTAACCTGCATCATTCATCGCCTGCTTTTCATCGGTGATCTTTTCCTGCAGCATTGCATATTTTTCTTCGAGATCGTCGTGCATTTTCTGTTGCTGCGGATTCAACTGGCCGGGCCGGTCAATATTTAATTTTCTTCCTTTCACAACGTGCGACTCCCATTCGAGATGAACATCGTCTATCCGCAATTTTCTTTTCTGCTTTACGATCAGGAATTTTGTTTTGCGCAATGCACCGAGTGCAGTGTGCTGTTTTCTCATCAGTGGTTTTGTTTCCGATTCCGTTTGAATTTTCATTCGCTTATTACGCCGCATATAGAATTTTCCTTCGTTGGAACCATCCTTCGCCGCTCTCTTGTAATAAAATGAAAGCGTATCGAGATAATCGAGCGCCGAATCATAATAAGCCATTCGCGTTTGCCACCACATATTCGTGTCGGCAGAAATGATGAGGTGATATTTTGCGCACGTGAGCATTCCGTAAGCAATGTCCTGGTGATTTTTTTCATTGAGATGCATGGCCTGGTAACCTTCCACAATTTGTTGCTCGTACTGTCGCGCATCAATGATGGGCGGAATGGAATCATACCACGAAATACAATTCACCGGGTTCTCTAAATAATTTTTTGTGGAGTTCGGAGAATACTGGAATGAATCAATGGGAACAGGACAATCCAGCAATTGCCAGGAAGCAGTCGCGGGATAATGATCAAGTATCATTTTTTCCGGTGGAGGGAGGTAATAATTCTCGTTGTGTTTTTTACGGAAACGATAACGCGGTGTGAATGGCAAATGAAAAAGACGGCAGAAAAATTTTCTTGCAGAAGATTTTTTTAATCTGAGCGAACCTCTCGACCACGTAACGTCGATCAGTTTCCATTCTCCATCAAGGTAAACTGCATTCCACGCATGATTATCGAGGTACAACGTGTCGCGCGCTTCGTACCAGGGCTCATACGCGTAACCGAAAATGATGGACGACTGAACGCCGGCAACCGAACAAAGCGAATCGAAAAGAATGCTGTAACCGAGGCAAACTGCCTGCCTGTTGAGAAGAATATCATTCGGATCTTCAATTGGCAAACCGTAACGGATGTGTTTGGTCATCCACAGAAAAATGCTTCTCACTTTTTCATCATCGGTCATCGTCGAATCCGTGAGCGCGTGTGCGAGCGTAATGTAATTGAACGAAGAAAGAAAAGGAGCTTTGCCGGGTTTCTTATTCTGGGAAAAAAGAAAAAGCGGGAGGATCAGGAAAATGAAAATAAATTTTGGCCGCATTGGGGAATTCTGCTGCAACTGTAACGCCGGATTTCACTAAAGATACAGATTCAAAATTCAAAAATTCAAAATTCAACGATTCAAAAATTCAAGATTCAAGATTCAATTATGGGCATCTCTAAAAACACAGAAATGCAAGGCGGGCAAGTTCGAAGTTATTAGAGATGCCCTTATTCAATTATTCCTCTGCTACATTGCTATACACTTCCTGCACATCTTCATCTTCATTTAATTTCTCAATGAGTTTTGTTACTTCCGCCTGTTGTTCCGGGGAAAGATGAATCGGAATATTAGCAATGCGCATGAGTTTAGCTTCGAGTACCTGCACTCCTGCCGACTCCAGCCCTTTCTGCATATTTCCGAATTCACCGAACGGGCAATAGATGTAAACTTCATTGTCATTCTCGGCGCCTTCAATATTATCCAAACCAGAATCAATGAGCGTCAATTCCAGTTCATCCATATCTTTTCCATCAGTAGAAATACGAAATACACCTTTGTGATCGAAGTTGAACGCCTGTGATCCGGAATTTCCGAGTTCACCTCCGTTGCGATTAAAGATCACACGCAAATTGGAAACTGTTCTTGTGGGATTATCTGTTGCAGTTTCCACCATGATGCCGGTACCGAACGGGCCTTTCCCTTCGTAGATCACTTCGTGATAATTCGTCGTATCTGCTTTTCCCGCTGCTTTGGTGATCGCATTATCTACACGATCCTTCGGCATATTCACCGCTTTCGCATTCTGCATAACGATACGCAAACGCGCATTGGTGTCAGGATTTGCGCCGCCGGCTTTTACGGCAATTGCAATTTCTTTTCCGATGCGGGTGAATTGTCGCGCCATTTGTCCGTAGCGCTTGAACATCCGGTGTTTTCTTTTTTCAAATACGCGTCCCATGATTATTCTTATTTAGGTGATTTTACCAATGAAAAATGCGGGGATTCAAAGATACGAATTTGGTTAATGAGGTATTTGCTATTGATTGAAATAAACTTTTGTCATAACCTCTCACCCCAATACCTCAATACCCTATTTAGGATATTCCACCCGCACATGATAAATACTCCGCAATTTTCTCTTGAATATTTTTTTGATCTCGGTAATATCTTTCAGGGTGATGTCTGAATTATCGAATTGTTTAAGATCGGCTTGCTCATCAATAATATTTTCAATGAGTGCATCAATGGAGTCGCCGTCATATTTCCGGAGTGAGCGCGAGGAAGCTTCCACGGCATCGGCCATCATGAGCACCGCTGTTTCTTTCGAATAAGGAATAGGCCCGGGATAACGGAAAAGTTCTTCATCGACAGGATCAGCAGGATTATTTTTTTTGAAGAGTGTGAGAAAATAAGCAGTGTTTGTTGTGCCATGATGTGTGCGTATAAAATCGATGACCTGGTCAGGAAGTTTTGCAGCTTTTGCTTTTTCAATTCCGCGGATCACGTGGCCAATGATGATGGAAGCGCTTTCCTCGAATGTAAGTTCGTCGTGCGGATTCACACCGGTCGCCTGGTTCTCGATGAAATAAACCGACAGGTCACCTTTTCCAATGTCGTGATATAGTGCGCCCGCGCGCACGAGGAGCGTATTCCCTCCCACTCTGCGAATCGCTTCTTCCGCAAGATTCGCCACCTGTATCGAATGCTGGAAAGTTCCAGGGGCTTTTTCTGCAAGCTCGCGCAACAATGGATTATTTGTGTCTGCAAGTTCCATCAATGTAACATCAGAAACAAAACCAAAAAGTTTTTCAAAAATAAAAATGAGCGGAAACCCGAGAAGAAGTAAAACTGCACTGATCGAATAATTGATGAAATCAGCAGGGTCGATGGCGCTGATGTGTCCTTCGGAAATAGTGAGCAACCCGAAATGGAGTAAAGAATAAGAAAGCAGTACCACGATGACAGAAATAAAAAGCTGCGACCTGTTCTTCATATTCACAATACTGAAGATGACAGAAATTCCCGTTAGCAATTGCACAAACACAAAATGAAAACGATCGCCAGGAAGAAAAATTGAAATAATGAAAATGGTAATGAGGTGAACGAAAAGGGCAATGCGTGTGTCGAAAAAAGCGCGCATGATAACCGGCAGAATGCAGAATGGCAGCGCCAGCAAAGGAAGATTATCAATCACGGAAGGGAGGTAAGACATTCCAACCGTAAGCACTACCATGAGCAGGATGAAAAGCAAGCGCGAATCGTTGCCGAGAATTTCCCTCCGGAATAAACGGATGAAACGAAACAGGATGAACAAAGAAAATCCGACAAGAAAAAATCGTCCGGCAAGAATGGCCAGCCAGTTATTTTCTCCCTGGCGTTTTTCTTCTTCGCGATAAGAAACCAATTTATTGAAAATGTTGTCCGTCACCAATTCACCGCGATGAACAATGACCTGGTCTTTATTCACCACACCGCGTTTGTCAGAAATATTTGCGAGCTGCTGCGCGAGTGAACGATTGGTGAGGGTGGAATCAAAAACAATATTCGCATTGATCTCATTCTCACTTTTACTTTTCCAGATGTTCAGCGTTTTTCCACCGAGGCGGTGCGCAATGATCGAATCGGCTTCGGCCACATCGGGATATTCGAGCAGCCGGTGTTCTTCTGCAATATTCCCTTTCACTACCAGAATTTTATCGCGGATGGTTTTTCCGCTCGCATCTGCAACCGCGCGTATGCCGTTCGAATAAACTTCATCGAGCGCAGTGATCACTTTTTTTCTTTCTCCTGCGTTTAGGTCCTGCAAAAGGCGGAAAAAAAACTGTTCTGTTGCAGGAGCAACGGTCGTATCGAAGCGGAAGTACGGAATGCATTTTTTCCGGATCTCTTTTTGCTCGGCATCCGTTTCTTCATTTGATTTTGAAACCGCGAAATCATAGGGAGAAACAAGATCGTCATGCGTCCATTTCTTTCCGCGTACCTGTTCCACATCATAATGAAAATGCAATTGCCCCGGATTGAACCATACCATAATGAAAAGCGCCGCAATAAAAAGAAATCCTTTGTAGAGTAAAGAATGCCGGTCGCGTATGAAAGAAAATATCCTGTTCATTTTATGGAGACGAATTTACTTAATAGTGATGAGTTATGGGTTTTGAGCCGTGAGTTTGATTTGACCTGATGTTGAGAAATTATATGTTGAATGCCAGCTGCTCATTGTAATATATTTTCATCTCATAATTCACAACTCATAACTCAATACTTATCTTTGCACAACCAATTTTCCAAATCAATTAGTATGAAAGAAGTTTATATTATTTCAGCAGCGAGAACGCCGGTAGGAAGTTTCGGCGGCGCACTTACGGAAGTTTCTGCCACACAACTCGGCGCGACTGCTGTAAAAGCTGCAGTAGAGCGCGCAAAAATAAATCCCGAAGATGTGAATGAAGTTATAATGGGATGTGTGTTGCAGGGAAATCTCGGGCAGGCGCCTGCGCGGCAAGCTGCAAAATTTGCCGGACTTCCTGATCACGTTCAGTGTACGACTGTAAATAAAGTTTGCGCTTCGGGAATGAAAGCAGTGGTAATTGGTGCGCAGGATATCATGCTCGGTGATGCTGACATTGTTGTTGCAGGCGGAATGGAAAATATGTCGGCAACACCTTTCTATGCAGAGAAAGCAAGATATGGTTACAAATATGGCCATGGCCAATTGGTAGATGCTATAGTGAAAG carries:
- a CDS encoding BatA domain-containing protein; its protein translation is MMKFVNPLFLFALFSLAIPIIIHLFNFRKFKRIYFTNVRLLKEVNLDTKARNKLKNLLILACRLLTVFFLVSAFAQPYIPQENAAIRTGDKAVSIFIDNSFSMDAIGKNGTLLDEAKKNAKEIAAAYKATDRFQLLTNDFEGRHQRLVNREEFLSLVDEVKSSPSVRTLSEITKRQQDALNTEPGIQPGNKQAFIISDFQKTITDPAKIKTDSSIVFKTLQLFAQSRNNIFVDSAWFSSPVRNLNSPEQLHIRIRSKSDQEMVNVPMRLYLNGEARTPSSFSIQPNGTIDTSIYFTIREPGLQQGLVEINDDQVTFDDRLYFSFNVLKAIPILSVNPSPDDARIHLPAGLDYPDSLFGKDSSFKFTESEEKKLDYSSFSGFRFIVLNNLPEISSGLATELKNFVNQGGSIFIFPGENINLASYNDLLSQVNAGMIQARDTMNTVVDRLSYDHPLYQGVFEKQSGNIDLPVVYDHYKIVTGSRTTGEPLMHLRNGDPFVVDWRSGKGSVYLCAVPTLDAWSNFPQHALFVPTLDQAAYFSEPQGNLFYTIGSDENIDIGDPGVAGENAFHLSNPKLSFDVIPVHTIIDGHTILDVHREVKDPGNYIVKLGPDNVGGISFNYDRKESDLSTNTSDELSESFATAGLKNFSALENDGKGITAALTEIDNGKRYWKICIWLSLLFLLGEILIIRFWKNSAITTKIKTTPITR
- a CDS encoding dihydroorotase, with protein sequence MNVLLQNVTIIDPSSPHHDTRTDILIENGNIRQIGKYISPEGITLVKGNDLYAAPGFMDLHAHLRDPGFEYKESLESGAAAAAAGGFTAVLAMPDTFPVVQTKSSVEYILKRSQILPIEIVPSGAISQDLDGKEMAELYDMHLAGAKAFTDGEHPVSNSGLLVRVLMYANNFGGKIHVRCDDRTISHGGQMHEGPMSTTLGLKGIPSLSEELMIARNIYLAEYAGSPIHFMAVSTARSVEQIRSAKKVGLNVTASVNAANLFWTDEMLSDFNTNFKVDPPLRSEEDRLALLEGIIDGTIDCITSGHAPEDVESKVVEFDLAAFGMTALESAFSVANSSGKLKPAHLVRALSLAPRMITGMEIPKIKVGEKANLTVFDPTMKWTFTEKDNKSRSKNTPLPGKELTGKVVGIFCKGKWIMHNEIMK
- a CDS encoding YebC/PmpR family DNA-binding transcriptional regulator — protein: MGRVFEKRKHRMFKRYGQMARQFTRIGKEIAIAVKAGGANPDTNARLRIVMQNAKAVNMPKDRVDNAITKAAGKADTTNYHEVIYEGKGPFGTGIMVETATDNPTRTVSNLRVIFNRNGGELGNSGSQAFNFDHKGVFRISTDGKDMDELELTLIDSGLDNIEGAENDNEVYIYCPFGEFGNMQKGLESAGVQVLEAKLMRIANIPIHLSPEQQAEVTKLIEKLNEDEDVQEVYSNVAEE
- a CDS encoding HDIG domain-containing protein, with product MNRIFSFIRDRHSLLYKGFLFIAALFIMVWFNPGQLHFHYDVEQVRGKKWTHDDLVSPYDFAVSKSNEETDAEQKEIRKKCIPYFRFDTTVAPATEQFFFRLLQDLNAGERKKVITALDEVYSNGIRAVADASGKTIRDKILVVKGNIAEEHRLLEYPDVAEADSIIAHRLGGKTLNIWKSKSENEINANIVFDSTLTNRSLAQQLANISDKRGVVNKDQVIVHRGELVTDNIFNKLVSYREEEKRQGENNWLAILAGRFFLVGFSLFILFRFIRLFRREILGNDSRLLFILLMVVLTVGMSYLPSVIDNLPLLALPFCILPVIMRAFFDTRIALFVHLITIFIISIFLPGDRFHFVFVQLLTGISVIFSIVNMKNRSQLFISVIVVLLSYSLLHFGLLTISEGHISAIDPADFINYSISAVLLLLGFPLIFIFEKLFGFVSDVTLMELADTNNPLLRELAEKAPGTFQHSIQVANLAEEAIRRVGGNTLLVRAGALYHDIGKGDLSVYFIENQATGVNPHDELTFEESASIIIGHVIRGIEKAKAAKLPDQVIDFIRTHHGTTNTAYFLTLFKKNNPADPVDEELFRYPGPIPYSKETAVLMMADAVEASSRSLRKYDGDSIDALIENIIDEQADLKQFDNSDITLKDITEIKKIFKRKLRSIYHVRVEYPK